One part of the Girardinichthys multiradiatus isolate DD_20200921_A chromosome 10, DD_fGirMul_XY1, whole genome shotgun sequence genome encodes these proteins:
- the LOC124874691 gene encoding zinc finger protein OZF-like yields MSEMIKAEAEDPGGLCLVPNVPAASTSELEQKHDSKDLIQPMFVIKDVPHDWSSSLDPQSPEPSYIKEEDEELWISQEEEQLTMKSEEEKPRLSELHHIKIEDNRNTDAPTSSSAEQMETEPDGEEFGGQVPDRIPDPVCFSHHSKMTVHKRGQKSKLCSELKAKIEVHVEEKRFGCDVCGKRFKHETDAELHLMIHAGKRNYICELCGKGFKEKRSLQTHVRLHTGERPFACDHCGKRFHARKFLKTHLLVHSGERPFSCDVCGTGFKIKECLKKHMMIHTAEKPFVCNFCGKRFSLQGTLNRHIRVHTGEKPFVCSVCSNSFSLKETLKSHMRVHTGEKPFVCSVCSTGFSRPLYLRKHMIVHTAPVSCSDCSKLFVNETQLKRHVRLHTKDRPFGCDVCKSRFNQKRHLDNHMKGHSGEKPFVCVVCSKAFAQQVSLSSHMRVHTGEKPFVCSVCSKAFSLHGNLKRHMGIHEDCN; encoded by the exons ATGTCTGAAATGATAAAGGCTGAAGCAGAAGACCCTGGAGGGCTCTGTTTGGTTCCTAACGTACCTGCAGCATCAACATCTGAACTGGAGCAGAAACACGACAGCAAAGATCTCA TTCAGCCGATGTTTGTGATTAAAGATGTTCCCCATGACTGGAGCTCCAGTTTGGATCCCCAGAGCCCAGAACCCAGCTACATAAAGGAGGAAGATGAAGAACTGTGGATCAGTCAGGAGGAAGAGCAGCTTACTATGAAGAGTGAAGAAGAGAAACCTCGGTTATCAGAGCTTCATCACATCAAAATTGAAGACAACAGAAACACTGATGCTCCAACCAGCAGCTCAGCTGAACAAATGGAAACAGAACCAGATGGAGAGGAATTTGGAGGTCAAGTACCAGACAGAATCCcagatccagtatgtttttcTCACCACAGTAAGATGACAGTTCACAAAAGAGGTCAAAAATCTAAACTGTGTTCCGAACTTAAGGCTAAGATTGAAGTTCATGTCGAAGAGAAGAGATTTGGTTGCGATGTCTGCGGCAAAAGATTCAAACATGAGACTGATGCTGAATTGCACCTGATGATTCACGCTGGAAAGAGAAACTATATCTGTGAGCTCTGTGGGAAAGGATTTAAAGAAAAGCGTTCTCTTCAGACGCATGTGAGActccacactggagagagaccATTTGCCTGTGACCACTGTGGAAAACGGTTTCATGCAAGGAAATTTCTTAAAACTCACCTGCTGGTCCATTCGGGAGAAAGACCATTTTCCTGTGATGTTTGTGGGACAGGATTTAAGATAAAGGAATGTCTTAAAAAGCACATGATGATCCATACTGCTGAGAAACcatttgtttgtaatttctgtGGTAAAAGATTTTCACTACAAGGGACTCTAAACAGACACATACGCGTTCACACAGGAGAAAAACCAtttgtttgtagtgtttgtagtAACAGCTTTTCTCTGAAAGAGACTCTGAAGAGTCACATGCGtgttcacacaggagagaaaccgtttgtttgtagtgtttgtagtACAGGATTTTCACGACCATTATACCTGAGAAAGCACATGATAGTTCACACTGCGCCTGTTAGCTGTAGTGATTGCAGTAAACTGTTTGTTAATGAAACACAGTTAAAGCGACATGTGAGACTCCACACAAAGGACAGACCATTTGGCTGTGACGTCTGTAAAAGCAGATTTAATCAAAAGCGTCATCTTGACAATCACATGAAAGGCCATTCAGGAGAGAAAccgtttgtttgtgttgtttgtaGCAAAGCGTTTGCCCAGCAGGTCTCTCTGAGTAGTCACATGCGtgttcacacaggagagaaaccgTTTGTTTGCAGTGTTTGTAGTAAAGCATTTTCACTACATGGAAATCTGAAAAGACACATGGGAATTCATGAGGACTGCAACTGA
- the LOC124874791 gene encoding gastrula zinc finger protein XlCGF57.1-like produces MSEMMKVEAEDPGGLSLMPLIPAASTSELEQKQDGKDLMVPGYQMLVIKEEVTQQNPQHPCIKEEEEELWISQEEAQLVVKSEDEEKSQLLEPYHIKPEDTRETEAPSSSSLAGQIETVPNGQGCGGPEPDRNPDAVCSFEESKMIVHKSDKISKWCSTAQIEVHSGEKPFGCSICGKRFKSKNRGRLHIMTHTGNREHSCDLCGKGFLAKGHLETHMRLHTGERPFGCDDCGRSFRAKTNLKTHMKVHSREKPFSCDVCGTNFKRKETLKKHIWIHTAEKPFVCDVCSKGFSRQKSLKSHMCLHTGEKPFICSVCSKGFALQENLKSHMCVHTGEKPFICSICSKGFHRHGDLKRHMRIHTGEKPFICSVCSKRFSQQIHLKSHMLVHTGEKLFICSFCSKGFSQPETLRRHMRVHTGQKEFICNVCSKGFSLKQHLKNHMEVHTAPFSCSDCGKRFVKETQLERHVKLHSEERPFGCDVCKSRFNQKCQLENHMRVHSGEKPFVCSVCCKAFSQQGNLKKHMGVHEGCN; encoded by the exons ATGTCTGAGATGATGAAGGTTGAAGCAGAAGACCCTGGAGGGCTCAGTTTGATGCCCCTCATACCTGCAGCATCAACAtcagaactggagcagaaaCAAGACGGCAAAGATCTCA TGGTACCAGGCTATCAGATGTTGGTGATTAAAGAAGAGGTTACCCAGCAAAATCCACAACACCCCTGTataaaggaggaagaggaggagctgTGGATCAGTCAGGAGGAAGCGCAGCTTGTTGTGAAAAGTGAAGATGAAGAGAAATCTCAGTTATTAGAGCCTTATCACATCAAACCTGAAGACACCAGAGAGACTGAAGCTCCAAGCAGCAGTAGCTTAGCTGGACAGATCGAAACAGTACCTAATGGACAGGGCTGTggtggaccagaaccagacaGGAACCCAGATGCAGTGTGTTCTTTTGAAGAAAGTAAGATGATAGTTCACAAGAGTGATAAAATATCTAAATGGTGTTCTACAGCTCAGATTGAAGTCCATAGTGGAGAGAAGCCATTTGGTTGCAGTATATGTggcaaaaggtttaaaagtaAAAACCGTGGTAGATTACACATCATGACTCACACTGGAAATAGAGAACATAGCTGTGATCTTTGTGGTAAAGGATTTCTAGCGAAGGGTCATCTTGAGACTCATATGAGACTCCACACTGGAGAACGACCATTTGGCTGTGATGACTGTGGTAGAAGTTTTCGCGCAAAGACAAATCTTAAAACTCACATGAAGGTCCATTCAAGAGAAAAACCTTTTTcgtgtgatgtttgtggaacaaactttaaaagaaaGGAGACCCTCAAGAAACACATATGGATCCACACCGCAGAGAAACCTTTTGTCTGTGATGTTTGCAGTAAAGGATTTTCACGACAAAAGAGTCTAAAAAGTCACATGTGTCTGCACACCGGAGAGAAACCGTTTATTTGCAGTGTTTGTAGTAAAGGATTTGCATTACAGGAGAATCTGAAGAGTCACATGTGCGTTCACACAGGGGAGAAACCATTTATTTGTAGCATTTGTAGTAAAGGGTTTCATCGACATGGAGATCTAAAGCGACATATGCGTATTCATACAGGAGAGAAACCATTTATTTGTAGCGTTTGTAGTAAACGATTTTCGCAGCAAATTCATTTAAAGAGTCACATGCTtgttcacactggagagaaactaTTCATTTGTAGTTTTTGCAGTAAAGGATTTTCACAACCAGAAACTTTAAGGAGACACATGCGTGTTCACACAGGACAGAAAGAGTTTATTTGTAATGTTTGTAGTAAAGGATTTTCActaaaacaacatctaaaaaacCACATGGAGGTTCACACAGCACCATTTAGCTGTAGTGATTGTGGAAAGCGTTTTGTTAAGGAAACCCAGTTGGAGCGACATGTGAAACTCCACTCAGAGGAGAGGCCGTTTGGTTGTGATGTCTGTAAAAGCAGATTCAACCAAAAGTGTCAGCTTGAGAATCACATGAGAGTCCATTCAGGAGAGAAACCGTTTGTGTGCAGCGTTTGCTGTAAAGCATTTTCACAACAAGGAAATCTGAAGAAACACATGGGTGTTCATGAGGGCTGTAATTAA
- the LOC124874635 gene encoding zinc finger protein OZF-like has product MSEMMKVEAEVPGGISLEPPIPAPSTSELEQKQDSKDLIHQMLVIKVVPNDWSPGLDQEDSKPPHIKEEEEELCISPWEEQLTVKIEDDEKQELSKLQQIKTEDNRETDATVTSSAEELKAEYDRDDCEEPERDTNTDPVCSYQHKMTVYRRGKTPKLCSKLMAQMGLHTGEKPFGCNVCGKRFKHKNNVKLHMNIHVENKEHNCELCGKGFKAKHFLETHMRLHTGERPFSCDDCGRRFHAKTILKSHMEVHSGEKTFSCDVCGSRFKRKETLKTHMWIHTTERPFVCSICGKGFSQQNSLRIHMCVHTGQKLFICSVCSKGFSEQETLKRHMRVHTGEKPFICSFCCKGFSQQIHLKRHMHVHTGEKQFICGVCSKEFSQQHHLKNHMEVHSASFSCNNCSKRFVKEIQLQRHVRVHTEERPFGCDVCKSRFNQKCQLQNHMRVHSGEKPFLCDVCSRAFSQQGNLKRHMVVHKGCKQ; this is encoded by the exons ATGTCTGAGATGATGAAGGTTGAAGCAGAAGTCCCCGGAGGGATCAGTTTGGAGCCCCCCATACCTGCACCATCAACATCAGAACTGGAGCAAAAACAAGACAGCAAAGATCTCA TCCATCAGATGTTGGTGATTAAAGTAGTTCCCAATGACTGGAGCCCCGGTTTGGACCAGGAGGACTCAAAGCCCCCCCACataaaagaggaagaggaggagctgTGTATCAGTCCATGGGAAGAGCAGCTTACTGTGAAGATTGAAGATGACGAGAAACAAGAGTTATCAAAGCTTCAGCAAATCAAAACTGAAGACAACAGAGAGACAGATGCTACAGTCAccagctcagctgaagagctaAAAGCAGAATATGACAGAGATGACTGTGAAGAACCAGAAAGGGACACCAACACAGATCCAGTATGTTCTTACCAACATAAGATGACTGTTTACAGAAGAGGTAAAACACCTAAACTGTGTTCCAAACTCATGGCTCAGATGGGATTACACACCGGAGAGAAGCCATTTGGTTGCAATGTTTGTGGCAAAAGATTCAAACATAAGAATAATGTTAAACTCCACATGAATATTCATgttgaaaataaagaacataacTGTGAACTTTGTGGTAAAGGATTTAAAGCAAAGCATTTTCTTGAGACACATATGAGActccacactggagagagaccGTTTTCCTGCGATGATTGTGGTAGAAGGTTCCATGCGAAGACAATTCTTAAAAGTCACATGGAGGTTCACTCAGGAGAAAAGACTTTTTcctgtgatgtttgtggttcaAGATTTAAGAGGAAAGAAACTCTTAAGACACACATGTGGATCCACACCACAGAGAGGCCTTTTGTTTGTAGTATTTGTGGTAAAGGGTTTTCTCAACAAAACAGCCTGAGGATTCACATGTGTGTTCACACAGGACAGAAACTGTTCATTTGCAGTGTTTGTAGTAAAGGATTTTCAGAGCAAGAGACTCTGAAGAGACACATGCGtgttcacacaggagagaaaccatTTATCTGTAGTTTCTGCTGTAAAGGATTTTCACAACAAATTCATCTAAAGAGACACATGCAtgttcacacaggagagaagcaGTTTATTTGTGGTGTTTGTAGTAAGGAGTTTTCACAACAGCATCATCTGAAAAACCACATGGAGGTTCACTCAGCATCATTTAGCTGCAATAATTGTAGTAAACGTTTTGTTAAAGAAATCCAACTACAGCGACATGTTAGAGTCCACACAGAGGAGAGACCGTTTGGTTGTGATGTCTGTAAAAGCAGATTTAATCAAAAGTGTCAACTTCAAAACCACATGAGAGTCCATTCAGGGGAGAAACCGTTTCTTTGTGATGTTTGTAGCAGAGCATTTTCACAACAAGGGAATCTGAAGAGACATATGGTTGTTCATAAGGGCTGCAAGCAATGA